From the Candidatus Liberibacter asiaticus genome, the window AACCTCACGACGCAATTTTTCAAGAAGAAAACGTGCTGTGACCTTTGCGTAGTTTGGCTCTTTTTCAATAAGAGTACGAGAGGAAAAAATCAATGCGGTTTCTAAATCACTTTCGCTCAAACCGTCATACATGTTTTTATAAGTTTCGCTTAAGACTATTTTTGATGAAACATCCTGTAAGCCTGAGCAAGCCTCTTCCACTATCATTTCCAATCTTTTGGAATTGAAGGAGATTAGGGTGCCATCATCCATCATTATTTTTAACTTTGGTGCAATAGGTGCATCGCTCTTTGAATGAGATTGGGCAGCACGAACGTCAGATCGTTCTTCACGATATAGAACATACTCCCTCGTAATCTTGTGATGACCACTCTGCATGAGAGAGCATTCTACTTGATCTTGGATATCCTCAATATGCACTATAAGAGCAGATTTGTTATGCTGTAATAGCCTTGTGACCGTTTGCTCGGTTAAATTTTTGATAATATCTTGTACGCGAATTGATCTGGATGCTCCTTTGCCTTCAACAGCCATAAAAGCTTTCATAATCGCTCGGCTTATTTTTGAAGGATCAAAAGAAGTCACCCCTCCATTGCGTTTGATTACTTGCACTCCTTTGATTTTTTCGGGAAATGGATAAGCCAAAGAAGGAAATGCATCTTCATCTCCCTTATTCACATCTTTAGAAGGATGCATTCTTAATTTCCTCCCACAATATTCTACTTCCTGTTGAGCCTTTCTGTGCGATATTTAAGTAAATTAATCCAAAATATTTCATTAGGCGGATCTCCCATTTGGATTTAACAATCGACGTAAAAACCCATCTGCTGTTTGAATGGGGGCAGGTATTGTATGCGGATTTGGATTGAACCTCCTATTTGGAAGCCTTTCCATCGAGACACTGGAAACGACACCTTTCTCTCCAAATGTGATTTTTAGAACAATATATTCCATAATCTTAGGAGATAAAAATTTTACAGGGAACCACTTTTTCTTTTGTGAAACGTAGTAAAAAGACTGCGATCTATTACCATTATGCAGAATACTGAAAGAAGGACTCCCCAGAGATTCAATCACATGACTACGCGACGATCCTTGAGATACGAGAGAAATAGCAGACATATCTAAGGAAGCTCCGCTTATGCTTCCATAAGAAACATGATAATCAACCACAAGTCCTATTACAATTATAAAGAGCGCTTTATTAAAAGAAAGCTTCCCAAAGAAAAAATTATTTAGGAATAATATCTTCTTCATTTCTCCTCACAGCTGATGTTTCGTTTTTAGTATCCTCCTAACAAAGCATACATCAGTAAAAAAACCATCATCACTTACAATCTTATACAATCTTATCCACAAATAAAATATACATTACATGATTCTCATAAGAAAATTCGGTAAAAGTAGGCAATGATTATAACAAAATTTTTTAACAGTTGTAGCAAAATAAGGGTGGGGTCAATTGAGAAACCATAGTAACTATTCATATCCCGTTAGTGTACAAGCGGTTTTTTCTACTCCGATGAATCTGAAACTAAAGGCGGATTCTTTAGATTGTAAAAAATTAGCAGAACAATTAGGGGTAATGTCGGTTGAAAGTTGGTGTGCTGATGTTAAGCTTTCTGTTTGGAAAAAAGTGGGAGTTCGTATGTCAGGTAACCTGTATGCAACCATTATACAATCATGTGTCATTACTTTAGAGCCATTGCTGTCTGAAGTAGAGGATACATTAGGATGTATTTTTGTGCCTTCTTCTTCAAAGTTCTTGTATCCAAATGGTGATACTTCTGGTAAAAAAAACGTTGTAGTGATACGAGAACCTGATATTTTACCCTTTTCAGAGGATGGAGTCATTGACATTGGTGCGGTAATTGCTGATTTTACAGCTATAGCAATTAATCCATATCCTAAAAAAGAGGGGATCACATTTTCTAATATATATGATACAGATCAATTAAAAAACTAAATCTATATTTAGTTTTTAGCAGCAATTAAAGTTGAGACGGAAAAACGCAAAAGAATATCAAATAATGTTACAATAATAAATATCGTATATGGTTAGGGATATTTTAATGTCTGTGAGGGTAGTAGTAGATGAATCAAATGGATGTATTGCAAGGGGGTAACGTCGATACGATTTCTCTTGATCTTATGGGAGGAGATTTAGGGGCGAGGGATCTTATTTTAGGAGCCTCTAAATTTCTTGAAGCTCATCCTCGGATTCGTTTTTTAATGTATGGGGATGCTAAGGTTTGTTTGCCAATTTTGGATTCTCACCCACTCTTAAAAGAGCGTAGCTGTTTTCATCACTGTGAGGTATCTATCGCGATGGATGAGAGGCCGGCAGATGCGTTGCGTAGGGGTAGAAATGTGTCTAGTATGTGGCGTGCTATTGAAGCGGTGAAGAAAAATCAAGCTGCTTCTGTCGTTACTGCTGGCAATACTGGTGCTCTGATTGCTATGGCTAGATTATGTTTAAGTAGGATCAGCGGAGTGGATCGTCCATCTCTTGCGGCATTTTGGCCAACTGTTAAGGGGAAGTGCATTATATTGGATGTCGGTGCTACTATCGGGTCTACTGTATCGCATATGGTGCAACTTTCTATTTTGGGTAGTTTTTTTGCTCGTTCCGTTGCGGGAATCAATTGTCCATCTATAGGATTGCTTAATGTTGGAACTGAGGAAATAAAAGGGAACGATGTCTTACAAGAATCGGCGCGTTTATTGCGTGGAGAGTGTTGTGGTGCTTTTAAATACAAGGGTTTCATTGAGGCGAATGATATAGCAAAGGGTTTTGTAGATGTCATCGTAACCGAAGGATTCTCTGGTAATATTGCCATTAAAGCCGCAGAAGGGGCGGTTCGTCATATTTCAGGAGTTTTGCAGAAATCTTTAAATAGGACATTGTTATCTAGGATTGGTTGTTTGTTAATCAAAAAATCTTTACGGGAGGTAAAAGAAGGATTTGATCCGCGTAATTTTAATGGGGGAGTCTTGCTAGGAGTTGATGGGCTTGTTGTAAAAGGGCATGGGAGTAGTGATGCTAAGTCGATATTTAATGTTTTAGGTATTGCTCATAATATGTCTCAAAATGGTTTTATAGATATGGTGAAGGATGATATGCAGCGAGTTCGGGATAGTTTGCTAGATGTGCATGAGAAGAAAATTGTGTCAGGTAGTGGAAAGTGATAAACGTGATTCGTTCTACCGTACGAGGGATTGGTTTATCTCTTCCTCGGAGGGTGTTGTCTAATTCTGATTTAGAGAGTATTGTAGATACCTCCGATGGTTGGATTAAAAGGCGTGTTGGTATCAGTCGACGGCATATCGCTGGAAAAGATGAGACAACTGCTTCTCTTGGAGAGGCGGCTGCGCGTGATGCATTGCATCATGCGGAAATGAGTGTAGACGATATTGATTTAATAATTGTAGCTACGTCGACTCCAGATCAGACTTTCCCTTCGACTGCTGTCAATATTCAGAATCGTTTGGGAATGAAGCGCGGTTTTGCCTTTGACATGCAGGCTGTTTGTTCTGGATTCGTTTATGCAGTGACTACAGCAGATTCATATATACGCTCAGGAGTTGTGCGACGTGTTATGGTAATAGGATCTGATACGTTCTCGCGTATTGTTGACTGGTCTGATCGCTCTACTTGTGTTTTGTTTGGCGATGGTGCTGGGGCTTTGATTCTTGAGGGAGTGGAAGTGAAAGGCTCTAGTATGGCTGATACAGGTATCTTATCAACGTATTTATGTTCTGATGGTTCTTATATTGACAAGTTATACGTAGATGGTGGGCCTTCTACTTCTAGAACTGTGGGTTGTATTCGTATGGAAGGAAAGGCGGTTTTTAAGTATGCGGTGGAAAAGGCCGTGGAATTGATAGAAAAAGTTTTTGATTCTACTCATTTGACAATTGAAAATATTGATTGGTTTGTTCCACATCAAGCTAATTGGCGTATTATCAATAGTATAGTAGACAAGATGAAGATTCCTTTTGATAAAGTAATTGTTACGGTGGATATACATGGCAATACTTCTGCTGCTTCTATTCCCCTTGCTTTAGCTGTAGCGGTGAAAGAAGGGCGTGTTAAAAAGGGGGATTGCCTTTTGTTGGAAGCAATGGGCGGAGGATTTACTTCGGGGACTGTACTATTACGATGGTAGTTAGATAATGTTTGTCGTGTTGAGATTTTTTTGCGTGGATGGTGATAATAAATTGGATGGTATGTCATGAGCAAAACTATAACCCGATCGGATTTGGTAAAATCTATTTCAAAAGAATTTGGTCTTTCTAGGAAAGATTCTACTCGTTTTGTTACGACCCTATTTAACGAAATTTGTGATTCTGCGGTGCGTGGAGAAGCAATCAAGATTTCTTCTTTTGCTACTTTTCATGTAAAGCAAAAGGGTTCGCGTGTTGGACGTAATTTACAGACCAATCAAGAGGTAAAAATTGATCCTCGTCGTGTAGTGGTGTTTAAGGCATCTTCTATTTTGAAAAAAAGGATCATGGATGATATGCGTGGTAGAAAATGTAACAAGGATGATGTTACTTCTCCATCAGGATCGTATTAGTAGTTTCGGCGATTCTTTCCCTTTGATGCTAGGTTTGACTTTTCCATTTTTTTAAAGTTCTTTTTTAAAGAATAATTCTGTTCTTGAAATTTGGTGCCTAGATGCGCAGTATGATGATTATGGTGGAGATGTACTGCTTATATCAAATATTTTGAGCGAATACGTTTATTCGGGTACTTGTAAATTAAGTTCACTGCAGATTTTTAAATTCTAAAAATATATTCTTAATAAAATTTTTCTTTGTTTTCGCTTAATTATTATACTAAGCCTATTTTATGGATACACTATATTCTTATTATCTTGTGTTTTTTCAAGAGAAAAGAAGGAAAAGCGGAAGTGCCGGAAAAAAATAAACGTGAAAAACCTGAACGCAAAAAATGTATATATTTTTATTCCTCATGCGATCGTTTTAATACACACCACCTCTACCTGTTGCATATTATTTAAAATAAAATATCAGCTCAAAGAATTATTAAGTCACCTTTTGAGCTAGCATAGCTGTCTCATAACGTTCACAGACATATTCCCAGTTCACAAGGTTGGTAATGAAGGATTCAATGTAATGCGCACGCCTATACTTGAAATCTAAGTAATACGCATGTTCCCACACGTCTATACCAAGGATAGGTATTGCTCCATTTATGAGAGGGTTTTCGGCGTTTTGGGTTTTTGATATCTCTAGTTTTCCATTTTTTACGGATAACCATCCCCATCCAGATCCAAATTGTGTAGAAGCGGCTGTAATAAGATCTGACTTAAACTTTTCAAAGCTCCCAAAATTATCATCGATGGCATCGCTTAGCGCTTGAGGTACTTTTCCTTTTCCATCATTTTTCTTCATACATGCCCAAAAAAGATTGTGATTATAATATTGGGAAGCATTATTAAAAAGACCGGCATTAGATCCATGTGATTTTATTATAATTTCCTCAAGAGACAAGTGCAACATTTCGGCATCAGATGCGAGCTTTAATGCATTGTCGGCGTAATTCTTATGATGCACATCATGGTGATACTCAAGTGTTTCTTTCGACATATACGGAGAAAGGTCATCATAACTATAAGGTAAATTTGGCAGTTTAAAGTCCATACATTTTACTCCATTTTATGCTATCTAAGAACATAAAGATTCTGGATAGAGTCAAATAATTTGTTGTCAAAACTAAACCCACTCCATAGAAAAGATATTTTTTCAACGAAATATAATTGTCCGTAGATTGCTGTTAAAATACACTGTAAGGTTACTAGATGCAAAACTATAAAGCAAGATCAAAATCAGAAGAATCGTTGTTAAAACTGTCCATTTGTATGACAATTTTTATGGCATCGGTAAATCTCATTATTGGTACGATTACAAACTCTTCCTCAATTGTTTTTGATGGATTTTATTCATACTTAGAAGCAGGGATGACAGCGCTTTCTTTGTTGGTAGCCAAACTCATTGCGCGAGATGTTTCAAAAGTTGATTATCGCGAGCGTGAGAGATATTTCCAGTTTGGTTTTTGGCATTTTGAACCGATGGTTTTGGCTTTTAATTCTGTTATATTGATATGTGTAGCGCTTTATGAATTTTTGATTTCTATTTTAAATATTATATCAGGTGGGCATGATATTAATTTCGAAAAAGCTGTCATTTACTCTTGTGTAGCTTCATTTATTTGTTTGATGATGGGCGTATACGAAAACAGATGCAATCGGGAAATAAAATCTGATTTTATCGCATTGGATGCAAAATCTTGGATTGTCGCAGGATACCTGTTATTGGCTGTTGTGATCGCTTTTTTATGTGCCATGTTGTTGAGAGATAGCGCGTACGATTGGATTATTCCTTACGTTGACTCGATGGTTTTGATGTTCATTTGTTTGTTTATTCTTCCATCGGCAATTTGTACGATGAAGAGCGCAACTTTTGAAATTTTTCAGATGACTTCGCCTGATCTTGATAGTCAGGTAAGGGAAGCGCTCTATCCTATTGTGATCCGTCATGGTTTTCTTGACTTCTACACATACGTTACCAAGGTCGGTCGTTCTCGCATTATAGAGATATACTTAATCGTCCCCGCACATTATCCAATTAAGAGAATAGCATCTCTTGACGCTATAAGACATGAGATAGGAAATGCTATTGGTGGATTAGGGGAAGAAAGGTGGCTGACAATTTCATTTACGACACAGAAAAAATGGGCAATTTAAATTTTTTATTTTATGGGAGGGAATATGGGGATATTGAATCTTTGATACGTATAATGAGAGGGTTAGATAGGTTGCAACTAAATTATTTTAGTTGATAGCGCATTTATGTTGTGCTCTTATGAAGGGTGATAGCGTTTCATTCTCCTCATCGCTGAGTTGATGAATTTGGGTTTTTCAGCTGTTAATTTTGGCTTTGGACAGATCAACGATGTTACCACTAAATCATCTGAAGGAAAGAAACTGAAGATGAGAGGCGATCAAAGCTAACGTTTTAAAAAGATATTTTATGCGAAGTGACTCATTATCTAAACTAACTAGTGATCACATTTTAAAAGAAAATTTACACCTTGTACATATGTTTTCCTCAGTTCTTTTTCATGGAATTACTAGGTCATTGGAAATAAGAAGAGGATGTTATTCCTGATTTAACAAGTCATCCATATTACAGCATCTAAAATATTTTATTTGTTAATTAGAAGAAGGTTGATTGCCTCAAAAAATAACCTAAACCTTACTGTTACGGTCGTGCTGAAAAAATAACTTAATATGAATGAATTACGATTTATATATGGCTCCCCGGGCCGGATTCGAACCGGCGACCTGTCGATTAACAGTCGAATGCTCTACCGCTGAGCTACCAGGGAAAGTACTAACGCGTACTAATGTACATCAAAATTAATATCCATTTTCTTCTAAAAACCAAAATATCTTCTGTTTTCTGAAATTGCAAGAATTACATCAAAGTCAACATACTACTCGAGCTTATACATTGACTATGCGCTTTTTACAATGCTTTAAAAAAAGAATATATGTTGAGTGTTGGTGTTCATTGTTTTTTGTAATAGTCATAGAAAAAAGATGGGTTATTTTTTATAGGAGATTGAAAGTGATATTTTCGGGAGGTTATAAAAACCGTTAAATTGATTCTCGGCTATATGATTAATAGGCTGTTGCGAGGGATTTACTCTGAGATATGCATCGGGGTTTAATTGCGTGATGAAAGATGACGGTGTGTGTATTTGCGTAAATTATTGCGGATTCGCTCTAAGGGAGGTAGTTCCGAATTGTCAGCAATAAATTTTAATCCGGTTATTTTTTCATATGCTGCAATGTAGGTTTGTGATGTGCGAAGTATGATATTTTCAGGAATATCAGGAATATTATCCCTATAAGGATTGCAACGCGTGAGTATCCAATTGCGAATAAAATCTTTATCTAATCCAATGGGAGTAATTCCTTCTCTAAAGGATTTTTCGTAGGTTTCAACCTCCCAGTAACGACTAGAATCTGGCGTATGAATTTCATCAGCTAGAATGATGTTTTGTTTTTTATCTATGCCAAATTCATATTTACTATCCACGAGAATCAAACCGTTTTCTAGTGCAAGTTTGCATCCTCGCTCAAAGAGAGAGAGAGCATAAGAAGAGATTGTTTCCCATTGGTTTCGAGTTAAGATTCCTCTGTGGATAATTTCATTTGGGGATATAGGTTGGTCACAACCAGAAGCAGATTCTGAAGATTTTGTTGTAGGAGTTATCACAGGATATGGTAATTTCTGATTGTCGGACATATTATCAGGCAGTAGATATTCATATATCTTACGTTTTCCATTTTTATAAAATGTAAGAAGGGAAGTCTTGGTATTGCCCGCTAAATAGCCACGCACAATTAATTCTATCGGGAACATTTGCAATTGTTGTCCCACTAAGACATTAGGATCTGGGTAATCTAAGGTATGATTGCTACATATATCTGATGTATGGTGGAACCAATATTGTGTTATTTGATTTAACACTTCACCCTTATATGGAATGCAAGCGATATTTTGATCAAATGCGCTCAATCTATCTGTTGCTATGGTAATGCGGGTTCCATCGCTTAAAAAGTAGTTTTCTCGAACTTTGCCAGAATAGTAATTTGGCAATTCAGGAATATAGGCTTTGGAGAGAATTCTCATTGTTGGTAACCTTGTAGTGAATGTTGCCTGTACTATTAATATCCTAATTCTAACACATAGAGTCAAATATTGGTTATTGTATCTTTGAGTATTATTGGTTGGAGTATTTTTTTTGAGTAATTTTGGTTGACTTGGTTATGTGATCTGTTTAGTACTGGTGACGTTATTTGAGAATAGAATAGAGAGAAGAAAGGGAGACGTGGACGGCGGTTTTTTTTATTTTTGTAATTATGTTATTAATTACGATGTGAGAGGTTCGTTGTTCATGTTTTTCTGTTGTTATGACGTTGGAAGATGTTTGTAGCATTGGATTTTACATGGCAGTGCCTTTGGCAAGAACATGAGAGTTTGATCCTGGCTCAGAACGAACGCTGGCGGCAGGCCTAACACATGCAAGTCGAGCGCGTATGCGAATACGAGCGGCAGACGGGTGAGTAACGCGTAGGAATCTACCTTTTTCTACGGGATAACGCATGGAAACGTGTGCTAATACCGTATACGCCCTATTGGGGGAAAGATTTTATTGGAGAGAGATGAGCCTGCGTTGGATTAGCTAGTTGGTAGGGTAAGAGCCTACCAAGGCTACGATCTATAGCTGGTCTGAGAGGACGATCAGCCACACTGGGACTGAGACACGGCCCAGACTCCTACGGGAGGCAGCAGTGGGGAATATTGGACAATGGGGGCAACCCTGATCCAGCCATGCCGCGTGAGTGAAGAAGGCCTTAGGGTTGTAAAGCTCTTTCGCCGGAGAAGATAATGACGGTATTCGGAGAAGAAGCCCCGGCTAACTTCGTGCCAGCAGCCGCGGTAATACGAAGGGGGCGAGCGTTGTTCGGAATAACTGGGCGTAAAGGGCGCGTAGGCGGGCGATTAAGTTAGAGGTGAAATCCCAGGGCTCAACCTTGGAACTGCCTTTAATACTGGTTGTCTAGAGTTTAGGAGAGGTGAGTGGAATTCCGAGTGTAGAGGTGAAATTCGTAGATATTCGGAGGAACACCGGTGGCGAAGGCGGCTCACTGGCCTGATACTGACGCTGAGGCGCGAAAGCGTGGGGAGCAAACAGGATTAGATACCCTGGTAGTCCACGCCGTAAACGATGAGTGCTAGCTGTTGGGTGGTTTACCATTCAGTGGCGCAGCTAACGCATTAAGCACTCCGCCTGGGGAGTACGGTCGCAAGATTAAAACTCAAAGGAATTGACGGGGGCCCGCACAAGCGGTGGAGCATGTGGTTTAATTCGATGCAACGCGCAGAACCTTACCAGCCCTTGACATGTATAGGACGATATCAGAGATGGTATTTTCTTTTCGGAGACCTTTACACAGGTGCTGCATGGCTGTCGTCAGCTCGTGTCGTGAGATGTTGGGTTAAGTCCCGCAACGAGCGCAACCCCTGCCTCTAGTTGCCATCAAGTTTAGGTTTTTACCTAGATGTTGGGTACTTTATAGGGACTGCCGGTGATAAGCCGGAGGAAGGTGGGGATGACGTCAAGTCCTCATGGCCCTTATGGGCTGGGCTACACACGTGCTACAATGGTGGTTACAATGGGTTGCGAAGTCGCGAGGCGGAGCTAATCCCCAAAAGCCATCTCAGTTCGGATTGCACTCTGCAACTCGAGTGCATGAAGTCGGAATCGCTAGTAATCGCGGATCAGCATGCCGCGGTGAATACGTTCTCGGGCCTTGTACACACCGCCCGTCACACCATGGGAGTTGGTTTTGCCTGAAGACGGTGTGCTAACCGCAAGGAGGCAGCCGGCCACGGTAGGGTCAGCGACTGGGGTGAAGTCGTAACAAGGTA encodes:
- the plsX gene encoding phosphate acyltransferase PlsX — encoded protein: MNQMDVLQGGNVDTISLDLMGGDLGARDLILGASKFLEAHPRIRFLMYGDAKVCLPILDSHPLLKERSCFHHCEVSIAMDERPADALRRGRNVSSMWRAIEAVKKNQAASVVTAGNTGALIAMARLCLSRISGVDRPSLAAFWPTVKGKCIILDVGATIGSTVSHMVQLSILGSFFARSVAGINCPSIGLLNVGTEEIKGNDVLQESARLLRGECCGAFKYKGFIEANDIAKGFVDVIVTEGFSGNIAIKAAEGAVRHISGVLQKSLNRTLLSRIGCLLIKKSLREVKEGFDPRNFNGGVLLGVDGLVVKGHGSSDAKSIFNVLGIAHNMSQNGFIDMVKDDMQRVRDSLLDVHEKKIVSGSGK
- a CDS encoding superoxide dismutase, with translation MDFKLPNLPYSYDDLSPYMSKETLEYHHDVHHKNYADNALKLASDAEMLHLSLEEIIIKSHGSNAGLFNNASQYYNHNLFWACMKKNDGKGKVPQALSDAIDDNFGSFEKFKSDLITAASTQFGSGWGWLSVKNGKLEISKTQNAENPLINGAIPILGIDVWEHAYYLDFKYRRAHYIESFITNLVNWEYVCERYETAMLAQKVT
- a CDS encoding cation diffusion facilitator family transporter, whose amino-acid sequence is MQNYKARSKSEESLLKLSICMTIFMASVNLIIGTITNSSSIVFDGFYSYLEAGMTALSLLVAKLIARDVSKVDYRERERYFQFGFWHFEPMVLAFNSVILICVALYEFLISILNIISGGHDINFEKAVIYSCVASFICLMMGVYENRCNREIKSDFIALDAKSWIVAGYLLLAVVIAFLCAMLLRDSAYDWIIPYVDSMVLMFICLFILPSAICTMKSATFEIFQMTSPDLDSQVREALYPIVIRHGFLDFYTYVTKVGRSRIIEIYLIVPAHYPIKRIASLDAIRHEIGNAIGGLGEERWLTISFTTQKKWAI
- a CDS encoding beta-ketoacyl-ACP synthase III codes for the protein MIRSTVRGIGLSLPRRVLSNSDLESIVDTSDGWIKRRVGISRRHIAGKDETTASLGEAAARDALHHAEMSVDDIDLIIVATSTPDQTFPSTAVNIQNRLGMKRGFAFDMQAVCSGFVYAVTTADSYIRSGVVRRVMVIGSDTFSRIVDWSDRSTCVLFGDGAGALILEGVEVKGSSMADTGILSTYLCSDGSYIDKLYVDGGPSTSRTVGCIRMEGKAVFKYAVEKAVELIEKVFDSTHLTIENIDWFVPHQANWRIINSIVDKMKIPFDKVIVTVDIHGNTSAASIPLALAVAVKEGRVKKGDCLLLEAMGGGFTSGTVLLRW
- a CDS encoding integration host factor subunit alpha, which produces MSKTITRSDLVKSISKEFGLSRKDSTRFVTTLFNEICDSAVRGEAIKISSFATFHVKQKGSRVGRNLQTNQEVKIDPRRVVVFKASSILKKRIMDDMRGRKCNKDDVTSPSGSY
- the bamE gene encoding outer membrane protein assembly factor BamE domain-containing protein, whose amino-acid sequence is MKKILFLNNFFFGKLSFNKALFIIVIGLVVDYHVSYGSISGASLDMSAISLVSQGSSRSHVIESLGSPSFSILHNGNRSQSFYYVSQKKKWFPVKFLSPKIMEYIVLKITFGEKGVVSSVSMERLPNRRFNPNPHTIPAPIQTADGFLRRLLNPNGRSA
- a CDS encoding phosphoribosylaminoimidazolesuccinocarboxamide synthase; amino-acid sequence: MRILSKAYIPELPNYYSGKVRENYFLSDGTRITIATDRLSAFDQNIACIPYKGEVLNQITQYWFHHTSDICSNHTLDYPDPNVLVGQQLQMFPIELIVRGYLAGNTKTSLLTFYKNGKRKIYEYLLPDNMSDNQKLPYPVITPTTKSSESASGCDQPISPNEIIHRGILTRNQWETISSYALSLFERGCKLALENGLILVDSKYEFGIDKKQNIILADEIHTPDSSRYWEVETYEKSFREGITPIGLDKDFIRNWILTRCNPYRDNIPDIPENIILRTSQTYIAAYEKITGLKFIADNSELPPLERIRNNLRKYTHRHLSSRN